GCGGAGGGTCAGGTACGGGTTGGTGTTGGAGGCGCGGACGAGCCCCCAGCCGCCCGGGAAGACGATCCGCGCCCCGTCGATGTCAATCGTTTCGTATTTCCCCTTGAACTCGCTCACCAGCTCGTCTACCACCCGGAACTTCTTGTCGTCGGGGCAGGGGGCTTTGAGCTCGGGGGTCGCGTGGAGGTGCGGAAGCGCGTCGAAGTGCGCGGAGACAGGCCCCGGCAGGTGCGCGAGGACCTCGAGCACCTTGGCCGAGGCCAGGATCCCGTCGTCCACCCCGTAGTAGTCCTCGGCGAAGAACATGTGCCCGCTCACCTCGCCCCCCAGCAGGATCCCTTCCTCCCGCATCTTCCGCTTGAGGAGCGAGTGGCCGGTCTTGTACATGACCGGCACGCCGCCGTGGGCGCGGATGTCCTCCACCAGGCGCTGGGAGGACTTGACGTCGAAGAGGATCTTGGCGCCCGGGTGGCGCGCCAGCAGGTCCCGGGCGAGGAGGATCAGGATCAGATCCGCCTCGTGGCGCCGGCCCTTCTCGTCCACCAGCCCCATCCGGTCCGCGTCGCCGTCGTAGGCGAGCCCGACATCCGCCCGCTCCGCCAGCACGCGCGCCTGGAGGTCCCGGGTGTTTTCCTCCATCTCCGGATCGGGCAAGTGGTTGGGAAAGCGGCCGTCCAGCTCGCAGTAGAGCTCGACCACCTCGCAGCCGAGGCGGCGCAGAAGCTCGGGGGCGTAGAGGCCGGCGACGCCGTTCCCGCAGTCGACGACCACCTTCATGCGGCGCTCGAGCTTCACGCGACGCCGGATGACGGCGACGTACTCCTCCCGCGGGTCCCTGGACGCGAGCGAGCCCGACCCGCTCTCGAACCGCCCGCCCTCGATGGCGGTGCGGAGCCCCTGGATCTCGTCCTCCGCCAGGGGGACCGCGCCGGCGTGGACCATCTTGACGCCGTTGTACTCGATCGGGTTGTGGCTGCCGGTGATGTTGGCCCCGCCGTCCAGCTTCCAGTGCGCGGTGGCGAAGTAGAGGACGGGCGTGGGGGCGAGGCCGATGTCCGCGATGGAGACCCCGGTCCCCAGGACTCCCTCGGCGAACGCCGCCTTCAGCTCAGCCGAGGCGACGCGGTTGTCCTGGCCGAGGGCGATCGTGCATCCGCCCTTCCGCCGGATCAGGCTCCCGTAGGCGAGGCCGAGCTGACGGAAGATCTCCGGCGTGAGGTCCTCACCGACTTTGCCGCGGACGTCGTACGCCCTGAATATGTGCGGATTTAGCGCCCCCGCCATCAGAGCACCGCGATCGCCTCGATCTCCAGCAGCCAGTCGGGGTGCGCCAGGGCACCGACCTGAACGAGCGTGGAGGCCGGCAACTTCTTCCCGAAGAACTCCTCGCGGATGGGCGCGAGGTCGGCCCGGTACCGGATGTCGGTCAGGTAGGTGTTGAGCTTCACCACGTTGGCCAGCGTCCCGCCGCCCGCCTCGACCATGGCCTTGATCGCCTCGAGCACGACGCGGGCCTGGCCCTGGAAGTCGCCCTTGTGCGCGACGCGGCCGTCCTTGTCGTAGGCCACCTGGCCCGAGAGAAAGAGGATCGTCTGGGCCCCGGTGACCTTGAGCCCCTGGCTGTACGCGGGCGGGTCGTACACCGACGTCGCGCAGTACTTCTCGATCGTGGCCATAGATCGGGCTCCTTTCAGGCTCGGAACGCTCCGGGTTCCACTCATCGAGGTTGCCGGGCTCCGCGCCGATGGAGTATGGTGGAGCGAGCACCCCTACGCTAGGGCGCGAGCGATGCGGAGTCAACCCCGAATCCAAGCGCAGCGTGCCGGCGCCGGTCTGGTAGCCGGGGGCGACGCGTGGGGTCAGGGAGACGGCGATGAGCGACGATCTGAAAGAGAAGACGCGAAGGACCGCGGAGATGCTGTTCCACACCCTGGACGCTGAGTCGCGCGGCTACCCCCTGTGGCGACAGTTCGACAAGGAGCTGGCCAAGGAGATCTCGATCTTCTTCACGGGCCGGCTCTACAGCCGGGAGGTGCTCTCCCAGAAGCAGCGCGAGCTGTGCGCGGTCGCGGCGCTGACGGTCCTCAACCGCGAGAGCGAGCTGCGCGCCCACATCCACGCCGCCCGCAACGTCGGCGCCACACGGGAAGAGATCGCCGAGGTGATCTTCCAGATGCTGGTCTACGGAGGCGCGCCGGTGATGGTCGAGGGGCTGAAGGTTGCCAAGCGGGTGTTCGAGGAACGCGGCGAGTGGACGGTGTAGGCGCGGGGCAGGGCCATGGATTTCTCGTACGGCGAGCGTGAGGAAGGGTTCCGCCGGGAGCTCCGCGAGTGGCTCGCGGCGAACCTGGCCGAGCACAGGCGGGTGTTTCCGCCCTCGGACGATGAGCTGACGCTCCATCCGGACAGGTCCTTCGAC
This Candidatus Rokuibacteriota bacterium DNA region includes the following protein-coding sequences:
- a CDS encoding phosphomannomutase/phosphoglucomutase; translation: MAGALNPHIFRAYDVRGKVGEDLTPEIFRQLGLAYGSLIRRKGGCTIALGQDNRVASAELKAAFAEGVLGTGVSIADIGLAPTPVLYFATAHWKLDGGANITGSHNPIEYNGVKMVHAGAVPLAEDEIQGLRTAIEGGRFESGSGSLASRDPREEYVAVIRRRVKLERRMKVVVDCGNGVAGLYAPELLRRLGCEVVELYCELDGRFPNHLPDPEMEENTRDLQARVLAERADVGLAYDGDADRMGLVDEKGRRHEADLILILLARDLLARHPGAKILFDVKSSQRLVEDIRAHGGVPVMYKTGHSLLKRKMREEGILLGGEVSGHMFFAEDYYGVDDGILASAKVLEVLAHLPGPVSAHFDALPHLHATPELKAPCPDDKKFRVVDELVSEFKGKYETIDIDGARIVFPGGWGLVRASNTNPYLTLR
- a CDS encoding RidA family protein is translated as MATIEKYCATSVYDPPAYSQGLKVTGAQTILFLSGQVAYDKDGRVAHKGDFQGQARVVLEAIKAMVEAGGGTLANVVKLNTYLTDIRYRADLAPIREEFFGKKLPASTLVQVGALAHPDWLLEIEAIAVL
- a CDS encoding carboxymuconolactone decarboxylase family protein, whose translation is MSDDLKEKTRRTAEMLFHTLDAESRGYPLWRQFDKELAKEISIFFTGRLYSREVLSQKQRELCAVAALTVLNRESELRAHIHAARNVGATREEIAEVIFQMLVYGGAPVMVEGLKVAKRVFEERGEWTV